The Pyrus communis chromosome 9, drPyrComm1.1, whole genome shotgun sequence genome has a segment encoding these proteins:
- the LOC137746139 gene encoding serine/threonine-protein phosphatase PP2A-4 catalytic subunit yields MGVNSVSTDTNSDLNEQIEQLMQCKPLSEQQVRMLCEKAKEILMGESNVQPVKSPVTICGDIHGQFHDLAELFRIGGKCPDTNYLFMGDYVDRGYYSVETVTLLVALKVRYPQRITILRGNHESRQITQVYGFYDECLRKYGNANVWKIFTDLFDYFPLTALVESEIFCLHGGLSPSIENLDNIRNFDRVQEVPHEGPMCDLLWSDPDDRCGWGISPRGAGYTFGQDISEQFNHTNNLKLIARAHQLVMDGFNWAHEQKVVTIFSAPNYCYRCGNMASVLEVDDCRGHTFIQFEPAPRRGEPDVTRRTPDYFL; encoded by the exons ATGGGCGTGAATTCGGTATCGACGGACACGAACAGCGATCTCAACGAGCAGATCGAGCAACTCATGCAATGCAAGCCACTCTCAGAGCAACAG GTGAGAATGTTATGCGAGAAAGCAAAGGAAATTCTCATGGGAGAAAGCAATGTTCAG CCTGTGAAAAGCCCAGTGACAATTTGTGGCGATATTCATGGGCAGTTTCACGACCTTGCAGAGCTTTTTCGAATTGGAGGGAAG TGTCCTGATACCAATTACTTGTTTATGGGAGATTATGTGGACCGTGGCTATTACTCTGTTGAAACCGTGACG CTCTTAGTGGCTCTGAAAGTGCGTTATCCTCAGCGAATCACTATTCTCAGAGGAAACCATGAAAGTCGTCAG ATTACTCAGGTTTATGGATTTTATGATGAATGTCTCCGAAA GTATGGAAATGCCAATGTTTGGAAGATCTTCACTGACCTTTTTGACTACTTTCCACTGACAGCATTG GTTGAGTCAGAAATATTTTGCCTGCATGGTGGATTGTCCCCTTCAATTGAAAACCTTGATAACATAAGGAATTTTGACCGTGTTCAAGAGGTTCCGCATGAAGGGCCGATGTGTGATCTGTTATGGTCTGACCCAGATGACCGATGTGGTTGGGGTATTTCACCTCGCGGTGCAGGATATACTTTTGGCCAG GATATATCTGAACAATTTAATCATACAAACAATTTAAAGTTGATTGCAAGAGCTCATCAGTTGGTTATGGATGGATTCAACTGGGCACAT GAACAAAAGGTGGTTACCATATTTAGTGCACCCAATTATTGCTATCGCTGTGGGAACATGGCTTCTGTTTTAGAAGTCGATGACTGCAGGGGCCATACCTTCATTCAG TTTGAGCCAGCTCCAAGGAGAGGAGAGCCGGATGTTACCCGTAGAACACCCGATTACTTTCTGTGA
- the LOC137746119 gene encoding histone-lysine N-methyltransferase ATXR4 codes for MGLVRCSRWASRLKTLNSQCKPFLSATSSFSSGTTAGNENPGRPGPPPIQVALTESSGRGVFAARKIENGELIHTAKPVLSHPSLSTVHRVCYFCLRKLRNTDTSQPQRVSFCSDDCKKQAKGFYDVEMRADWSVYDDYCRSHGLKYPLLVKRLACMVMSGAAPANLLDILQPASLSAEMISEMEAGFGLLRSIFRNSNITDEQMSFLTKQWYIGILARIRINAFRIELVAGLYDDLLSSAAASIDAEAAVGNAVYILPSFYNHDCDPNAHIIWIENTDARLKALRNVDAGEELRICYIDASMDHGARQSILSQGFGFQCSCLRCLSGD; via the exons ATGGGACTGGTCCGTTGTAGCCGTTGGGCTTCGCGCCTCAAAACATTGAACTCCCAATGCAAGCCTTTCCTCTCCGccacctcctccttctcctccggCACCACAGCCGGGAATGAGAATCCAGGTCGACCCGGACCGCCTCCGATTCAAGTCGCGCTCACAGAGTCATCCGGGCGCGGCGTCTTCGCTGCCCGGAAAATCGAGAACGGCGAGCTCATACACACAGCCAAGCCCGTCCTGTCTCACCCTTCCCTCTCCACCGTCCACCGGGTCTGTTATTTTTGCCTCAGAAAGCTCAGAAACACGGACACCTCCCAACCCCAACGTGTTTCGTTTTGCAGCGACGATTGCAAAAAGCAAGCTAAG ggtttttatgaTGTTGAGATGAGAGCAGATTGGTCAGTTTATGATGACTATTGCAG GTCCCATGGTTTGAAATACCCACTTCTTGTAAAGCGGTTGGCTTGTATGGTCATGTCGGGAGCTGCACCTGCCAATCTTCTTGACATACTCCAACCTGCTAGCTTATCCGCAGAGATGATTTCAGAG ATGGAAGCGGGGTTTGGCTTGCTAAGGAGTATCTTCAGAAACTCAAATATCACGGATGAACAGATGTCAT TTTTAACTAAGCAATGGTATATTGGCATACTGGCACGCATTCGCATTAATGCATTTCGAATTGAGTTGGTTGCGGGACTGTATGATGATCTCCTGTCATCAGCAGCAGCATCTATAGATGCTGAAGCTGCTGTCGGGAATGCTGTTTATATCCTTCCATCGTTCTATAATCATGATTGTG ATCCAAATGCCCACATTATATGGATAGAGAACACAGATGCAAGATTGAAGGCCCTACGCAATGTGGATGCAG GTGAAGAGCTCCGGATCTGCTACATCGATGCAAGCATGGATCATGGTGCCCGGCAGAGTATACTGTCCCAGGGGTTTGGTTTTCAGTGCAGTTGCCTTCGGTGTCTGTCCGGTGATTAA
- the LOC137746138 gene encoding lipid phosphate phosphatase delta-like, protein MESIAVWQGATLCGIVSWVIVASYLDVTRKLRSFLQPWVAHHVTAGTPLILQIQNYQHRSLDSFFSALSCVVSVPFYTAFLPLLFWSGHGKLARQMTLLMAFCDYMGNCIKDVVSAPRPCCPPVRRITATKDEEDNALEYGLPSSHTLNTVCLSGFLLHYILSYTQNEDAHVKIAGFALVCLLVGFIGLGRIYLGMHSAIDIISGLAIGLVILWFWLSVYKYVDSFVVLGQNVTSFWAGLSLILLFAYPTPEFPTPSFEYHTAFNGVALGIVSGVQQTYHQFHHEAVPRVFTSQLTAPGFMGRMLVGIPTILIVKFCSKALAKWILPVLANTLGIPIRSTTYIASLRGSDDGKKSDGLKQSGYVQKLFFFSGQESFDVDTGIRFLQYAGLAWSVVDLVPSLFSHLRL, encoded by the exons ATGGAGAGCATAGCAGTGTGGCAAGGGGCAACACTCTGCGGGATTGTGTCATGGGTGATAGTAGCTTCATATCTCGATGTGACTCGAAAGCTTCGATCTTTCCTGCAACCATGGGTGGCCCACCATGTCACCGCCGGCACTCCTCTCATCCTCCAGATCCAG AACTACCAGCATAGATCCTTGGATTCTTTCTTCTCTGCCTTGTCCTGTGTTGTGTCTGTGCCATTTTACactgcttttcttcctttgcttTTCTGG AGCGGTCATGGCAAATTGGCAAGGCAAATGACTCTGTTGATGGCTTTCTGTGATTATATGGGGAACTGCATAAAG GATGTGGTATCAGCTCCTAGACCTTGTTGCCCACCTGTTAGAAGAATAACCGCTACGAAAGATGAGGAAGATAATGCTTTGGAATATGGATTGCCATCTTCTCACACTCTAAACACAGTATGCTTATCCGG ATTCCTTTTGCATTACATCCTATCGTATACTCAGAATGAAGATGCCCATGTTAAAATTGCTGGATTCGCTCTTGTTTGCTTGCTTGTGGGTTTCATTGGTTTAG GAAGAATATATCTCGGCATGCACAGTGCTATTGATATCATAAGTGGGCTTGCTATTGGACTGGTGATTCTTTGGTTCTGGCTCAGTGTTTACAAATATGTTGACAGTTTTGTAGTCTTGGGACAAAATG TAACATCCTTTTGGGCTGGCCTAAGCTTGATACTGCTTTTTGCTTATCCAACTCCTGAGTTTCCGACTCCAAGTTTTGAGTACCACACAGCCTTCAATGGTGTTGCATTAGGAATT GTATCTGGGGTCCAGCAGACGTACCATCAGTTCCACCATGAAGCCGTTCCACGTGTATTTACATCACAATTAACCGCCCCTGGCTTTATGGGAAGAATGCTTGTGGGAATACCAACCATACTTATCGTGAAGTTCTGTAGCAAAGCTCTTGCTAAATGGATTCTTCCAGTGCTAGCCAACACCTTGGGTATCCCAATAAGATCAACCACTTACATCGCGTCGCTAAGGGGATCAGATGATGGCAAAAAATCAGATGGCTTGAAGCAATCAGGTTATGTCCAAAAACTGTTCTTTTTCTCCGGCCAAGAATCGTTTGACGTTGATACTGGTATAAGATTTCTTCAATATGCAGGGCTGGCATGGTCCGTCGTTGATCTTgttccttcccttttctctcatCTACGATTGTAG